From the Simplicispira suum genome, the window CAACCCGCGATGCCACAGCCGCCGCCGCCAGCATGTTGGGTGGTGGCAAGGCCCTGGGCGCGCAAACGCTCAAGGCGGCGCTGCCCGAGCAGCTTGGTGGCCTGGCGCGCACCGGTTTTGAGGTGCAGGATGGTACCGCACTGGGCCTGCCCACCAGTCAGGCCAGCGCCGACTATGGAAGTGGTGAGCGAACGGTGCATGTGGAGATCATGGATCTGGGTGGCCTGGGCGCCATGGCGGCAGCCGCTTTCGGCATGGCCCAGGGCGAAAAGGAAGATCAGCACCATGCCGAGAAGACCTGGCAGGAGGGTGGGCGCACCCTGCACGAGAGCTACGCCAAGGACGGCAGCTCAGCGGAGCGCAAGATGGCGCTGAAGAACGGCGTTTTGATCAGCATTTCTGCGGACAACATGGATATTGCTGCGCTGCGCAGCGTGGCCTCACAGCTCGATATTGCTGCACTGGAGCGGCTCCAGCGCCCCGCCAACTGAATGGGTGCGCCAGCCGGCTTGGGCTGCATGCTGTGTGACCCAGGGTGACCGATAAAATCGTCCTTTGTCTGCCACCCGGTGCCCGCCCATGACTTCGTCTCTCTGTTCGCCTGCGGGCGCCTCTTCCTTGCGCAGCGCCGCCGATGCCGGTGTCGTGCAAGACACCGTACGCTGGCTTGAGCGTGCAGTGATCGGGCTGAATTTGTGTCCGTTTGCCAAGGGCGTGCACAGCAAGCAGCAAATCCATTACGTGGTGTGCCGCGCGCGCAGTGCCGAGGAGGTGTTGGCCGTGCTCGAGTCAGAACTGCTTGCGCTTGCTCGATTACCTGCACAGGAGCGTGATACCAGCTTGCTGATGCTCCCCAACAGCTTCACGGATTTCCTGGATTTCAATGACTTTCTGGACGAGTGCGAATCCCTCCTCAGCTCGCTGGACCTCGCCGGAGTCTTGCAGATCGCCAGTTTCCACCCGCAGTTTCGTTTTGCTGGAACCGCAGAGGACGATGTCAGCAACTGCACCAACCGCGCACCGTATCCCACGCTGCATCTGCTGCGCGAAGACAGCATCGATCGGGCTGTCGAAGCTTTTCCGCAGGCCGAAGCGATTTTCGAGCGCAACGTGGAGCAGCTTGAAGAACTGGGCATGGACGGCTGGACTGCATTGGGTGTGGGTGCCCAGCGTTCTCCAGTGGGTGAGGGCGAAGGTGTATGAAAGCGCGCAAGGCAGAGAAAGGACCTGACAGTACAGTGGCCGACCTGCCTGAACTGAGGCCCGGACAGTCGGTGGAACTGCTCAAGGAACTCCATATACTGACCCGGGACGGCCGCCTGAACCAGGATTCGCGCCGCAAGCTCAAGCAGGTCAGCCATTTGTTCCAGTTCATCGAGCCGCTGCTCGAAGAGTCAGCGGCCGGCGGTCATGCGCCTTCATTGGCCGACCACGGTGCGGGCAAATCGTATCTCGGCTTCATCCTCTATGACCTGTACTTCAAGGCGCTGGGGCGCGGGCAGATCTACGGCATTGAAACCCGCGCTGACCTGGTGGACAAATCGCGCCAGCTTGCAAAGCGCCTAGGTTTCGACCGCATGGCGTTTCTCAACCTCTCGGTGGCTGAATCGGCCGACGCTGCCGAACTGCCCGAGCGCATCGACATCGTCACCGCCTTGCACGCCTGTGACACCGCCACCGACGACGCCATTGCGTTCGGGCTGCAAAAGCGTGCGCGCGCCATGGTGATCGTGCCCTGCTGTCAGGCAGAAGTGGCCGCGTGCCTGCGCGCCGGCAAGGCGCTGCAACTGGCGCGCACGCCGCTCGCGGAGTTGTGGCGCCATCCGCTGCACACGCGCGAGTTGGGCAGCCAGATCACCAACGTGCTGCGCTGCCTGTACCTGGAATCCAGTGGCTACCAGGTCACGGTCACCGAGCTGGTGGGCTGGGAACACAGCATGAAAAACGAACTCATCATTGCCCGCCATACTGGCCAGCGAAAGCACAGCGCAGCCGAGCGCCTGCGCGCCATCTTGGTGGAGTTCGGCCTCGAACAAAGCCTTGGCGCACGTTTCGGGTTGCGACCGACTCCAATCAATTAATCGGGGGTTAATTGGGTTAATTAATGGAATGGACGCCCCCACCTGATCGGCCTTGAAGTGCCAAAGTGGAGGCTCGATCAACCACTTGTTCAACAGACAGGAGCGTCCACCATGCAAGTTACCACCGTTGGCATCGATCTGGCCAAGAACATCTTTCACGTGCACGGTGTCGATCACACCGGTCGGATCGTCTTCAGCAAGCCCCTGCGCCGCGCGCAGATGGCCGAGTTTTTTGTCGGTTTGCCGCCGTGCCTGATTGGCATGGAGGCCTGCTCAGGCGCGCATTTCTGGGCGCGCAAGCTGCAAAGCCAGGGGCACGATGTCAAGCCCTACGTCAAATCCAACAAGAACGACCGCGCAGACGCGCAAGCCATCTGCGAAGCTGTCAGCCGCCCCAGCATGCGCTTTGTGGCTGTCAAGAGCTGCGAACAGCAAGCGGTGCTGGCCGTGCACCGCGCACGCCAGGGCTTTGTGAAGATGCGCACGGCGCTGGCCAACCAGATTCGCGGCTTGCTCAGTGAGTTCGGCATCGTGATGGCCCAGGGCCTGCGCGTGGTGCTCGTCCAAGCTGGCGCCGTTGCCGCTGATGAGCGCATGGCGCTGCCTTCGCCCATGCGCACCCTGATCGGACATCTGCACCAGCAGCTCAAGCAGCTCGATGCGCAGGTCGCTCAACTGGAGCAGCTCATCGCCTCATCGGTGCAGGCAGACAGCGCCGAGCGACGGCTGCAGCAAGTGCCGGGCATCGGCCCCATCACCAGCAGCGCCATCGTGGCCACCGTGGGCGATGCCACGCTGTTTGCCAATGGCAAGCAACTGGCCGCCTGGCTGGGGTTGGTGCCGCGCCAGCACTCCAGTGGGGGCAAGGACAAACTGCTGGGCATCAGCAAACGCGGCGATGGCTATGTGCGCACCTTGCTCATCCATGGAGCGCGCTCGCTGATTCAGGCCAATGAGCGGCGGCGCGCCGCAGGCAAAAGCACCGATGCGTGGCTCGATCGGCTGCTGAGCCGGCGCAACGCCAATGTGGCTGCAGTTGCACTGGCCAATCGCAATGCACGCATCCTTTGGGCCATGCTGGTCAAAGCCAGCGAATACCGGCCGGAGGCCAGAATGTTGGCCGCAGTATGAAAGCGAACGAGGACAAACACGATTGAAACGGGCAGCGCACCCATTGATTGCACAGGCAACGCTCAAGGCGAGATGATGGCAAGCACAGGTTGGACCGGCATCAGCAAAACCCGATGACCCCGACGTGCCGGCAACGAGCACGCGAAATTGATAGGGAGCTGGTGAGCGAATTCCATCAGGGACAGGGTTGAAAGTGACCCAACAAAGTCCGGATGTATGGCAGCAGTCCTGATACCTTTGAAAACAACATCATGCTCAGGCGCGGCTTGGCAAACCGGGGGCGTCCATGTATGGGGTCAGACCCCAATCGCCGAAGAGCTATAATTTTCTTAAATAAATTGGGGTCAGACCCCAATTTTAACAAATTGGAGCTTTTGTATGGCCAGACTCCCCAGGCTTTCGGTCGCGCATTACCCGCACCATGTGATCCAACGCGGCAACAATCGGCAGGTGATCTTTCAAGATGCGCGGGACTTCGAGCGGATGCTGGATGCAGTGAAGGAATACGCGCAGAAGTTTGCCGTTGCGGTGCATGGCTACGTTCTGATGCCCAACCATTTCCATTTGCTGGTCACGCCCACAACCGGCGATGGTCTTGCTCTGATGATGCAGGCCGTGGGACGCAGTTACGTGCGCTGGTTCAATCAGCGCCACACGCGCACCGGAACGCTGTGGGAGGGGCGCTACCGATCCACCTTGATTGAATCTGAGCGCTACCTACTCGCCTGCATGGTGTACATCGACCTTAACCCTGAGCGTGCGCATCTCGTCCAGAATCTGGCCGATTGGCCGTGGTCCAGTTGCGCTTTTCATCTCGGACTGCGCAGCGATGGCTTGCTAACGCCCCATGCCTTGTATTGGGCACTGGGAAACACTCCGTTCGCACGCGAAGCCGCCTATCGGCAAATGCTCCAGACAGGCCTCGACAGCCAGCAAACAAACGCTCTGACCGACGCCACGCTGCGCGGCTGGGCACTTGGTGGTCCCGAATTCGTTGCGGAGTTGCACAGCAAAACCGCTCGTCGTGCTGCCAAGGCGACCGCAGGGCGTCCAAAAATGGTCAAAAAAAGCAAAGAAAATTGACGACGTAACGCACGTTGAGTAAGGATCTATTGCTATTGTTTTCAATGTGTCCCTAATTAAACATACTTCTGAAAACTACTTAAATAATTGGACTCTGACCCTAATTATTTTTCTTGCGTAAGAATGCTGCAATGCACTAATCTCGGCTCCCCTGCGAAAAAACTGAGGAGTGCGCCATGACCACGGCCGCCGAGATCGAGCATTTGAAGCAACATGGGCTGTATTCGCCCGCCAACGAACACGACGCCTGCGGGCTGGGTTTTGTAGCCCATATCAAGGGGCACAAGCGCCACGATATCGTGACCCAGGCGCTCAAGATTCTTGAAAACATCGATCACCGGGGTGCAGTCGGCGCCGACAAGCTGATGGGTGACGGCGCGGGCATCCTGATCCAGATTCCCGACACGCTGTACCGCCAGGAGATGGCACAGTCCGGCAAGGCGCCCGATGGCTCAGTGGGCGTGGTCCTGCCGGCCGCCGGCGAATACGGTGTCGGCATGATCTTCCTGCCCAAAGAGCACGCCAGCCGCTTGGCCTGCCAGCAGGAGATGGAGCGCGCCATCAAGGCCGAGGGCCAGGTGCTGCTCGGCTGGCGCGACGTGCCGGTCAATCGCGACATGCCGATGTCGCCCGCAGTGCGTGCCAAGGAGCCCATCCTGCGCCAGGTGTTCATTGGACGGGGCAACGACGTCATCGTGCAGGACGCGCTTGAGCGCAAGCTCTATGTGATCCGCAAGACCGCCAGCGCCGCCATCCAGGCGCTGGGCCTCAAGCACAGCAAAGAGTATTACGTGCCGAGCATGTCGAGCCGCACCGTGGTCTACAAGGGCCTGCTGCTGGCGGATCAGGTGGGCAAGTACTACCTGGATCTGCAGGACGAACGTTGCGTCTCGGCCGTGGGTCTGGTGCACCAGCGGTTTTCGACCAACACCTTCCCCGAGTGGCCACTGGCCCACCCCTACCGCTATGTTGCGCATAACGGCGAGATCAACACCGTCAAGGGCAACTACAACTGGATGAAGGCACGCGAAGGCGTGATGGCCTCGCCCGTGCTGGCCGCCGATCTGCAAAAACTCTACCCAATCAGCTTTGCCGACCAGTCGGACACAGCCACTTTCGACAACTGCCTTGAATTGCTCACCATGGCGGGCTACCCGATCAGCCAGGCTGTGATGATGATGATTCCTGAGCCCTGGGAGCAGCACACCACGATGGACCCACGCCGGCGCGCCTTCTACGAATACCACGCCGCCATGCTCGAGCCCTGGGACGGCCCGGCTTCCATCGTGTTCACTGACGGGCGCCAGATCGGCGCGACGCTGGACCGCAACGGCTTGCGTCCGTCGCGCTACTGCGTGACGGACGACGATCTGGTGATCCTGGCATCCGAGTCTGGCGTGTTGCCGGTGCCCGAGAACCGCATTGTGCGCAAATGGCGTTTGCAGCCGGGCAAGATGCTGCTCATCGATCTCGAACAGGGCCGCATGATTGACGACGACGAGCTCAAAGCCAACGTCGTCAATACCAAGCCGTACAAGCAGTGGATTGAGAACCTGCGGATCAAGCTCGACAGCATCGTCGAGACGGAGCCAGTTTTGGGCTACGAACCCGCCCGCGAGCAAAAGGATGCTGGTCCGACGCTGCTCGATCGCCAGCAGGCTTTTGGCTACACCAAGGAAGACATCAAGTTCCTTCTGGCCCCCATGGCCAGGAACGGCGAAGAAGGCATTGGTTCCATGGGCAACGACAGCCCGTTGGCAGTGCTCTCAGGGCGCAACAAGCCGCTGTACAACTATTTCAAGCAGCTGTTTGCCCAGGTCACGAATCCGCCGATCGACCCGATCCGCGAGGCCATCGTGATGTCACTCAACAGCTTCATTGGCCCCAAGCCGAATCTGCTGGACATCAACCAGGTCAATCCGCCGATGCGGCTGGAAGTCAGCCAGCCGGTTCTCAACGTGGCCGACATGGCCAAGCTGCGCGACATTGCGCGGCACACGCAGGGCAAGTTCCGCAGCAGCGTGATCGACATCACCTACCCGCTGCTGTGGGGACGTGAGGGGGTCGAAGCCAAGCTGGCTTCGCTGTGCGCGCAAGCTGTGGATGCCATCAAGGGTGGTGCCAACATTCTGATCATCAGCGACCGCGCACTGTGTGCCACCCGGGTAGCGATTCCTTCGCTGCTGGCACTCTCGGCCATCCATCAGCACCTGGTGCATGAGGGTCTGCGCACCACCACGGGTCTGGTGGTCGAGACCGGCACGGCCCGCGAAGTACACCACTTCGCGGTGCTCGCTGGATACGGCGCCGAGGCGGTGCACCCATGGCTGGCCATGGAAACCCTGGCCGACATGCACAAGGACCTGAGCGGCGAGCTCTCAAGCGACAAGGCCATCTACAACTACGTCAAGGCGATTGGCAAGGGCCTGTCAAAGATCATGTCGAAGATGGGCGTCTCCACCTACATGAGCTATTGCGGCGCGCAGCTGTTTGAAGCTATCGGCATCTCCAGCGCCACGGTGCAGAAATATTTCACCGGTACCTCCAGTCGGGTGGAGGGCATCGGCGTGTTCGAGATCGCCGAAGAGGCGATCCGCATGCACCAAGCGGCTTTCGGTGACAACCCGGTGCTGGAAAACATGCTAGACGCCGGCGGTGAATACGCCTGGCGCACGCGCGGCGAAGAGCATATGTGGACGCCCGACGCCATCGCCAAGCTGCAGCACAGCACGCGCTCGAACAACTGGAGCACCTACAAGGAATACGCCCAGATCATCAACGACCAGAGCCAGCGCCACATGACCTTGCGCGGCTTGTTCGAGTTCAAGTTCGACCCGGCAAAGGCCATCTCAGTGGAAGAGGTCGAGCCGGCCAAGGAGATCGTCAAGCGCTTTGCCACCGGCGCCATGTCGCTGGGTTCGATCAGCACCGAAGCGCACGCCACTTTGGCCGTGGCCATGAACCGCATCGGCGGCAAAAGCAACACCGGCGAGGGGGGGGAGGATGCCGCGCGCTATCGCCAGGAGCTCAAGGGCATCCCCATCCAACAGGGTGATAGCCTGAAAAGCGTGATCGGCGCCGAGAATGTGGAGGTCGATCTGCCGCTGCTGGACGGCGATTCCCTCAGAAGCCGCATCAAGCAGGTGGCCTCCGGCCGTTTTGGCGTAACGGCGGAGTATCTCTCCAGCGCTGATCAGATCCAGATCAAGATGGCACAGGGCGCCAAGCCGGGTGAGGGCGGCCAACTGCCCGGCGGCAAGGTCAGCAACTACATCGGCAAGCTGCGCCACAGCGTGCCCGGCGTGGGTCTGATTTCACCCCCGCCGCACCACGACATCTATTCGATTGAAGACCTGGCGCAGCTCATCCACGATCTGAAAAATGTGGCGCCGCACGCCAGCATCAGCGTGAAACTGGTGTCCGAAATCGGTGTCGGCACGGTTGCCGCAGGCGTCGCCAAATGCAAAAGCGACCATGTGGTGATTGCCGGCCACGATGGCGGCACCGGCGCCTCGCCCTGGTCATCTATCAAGCATGCGGGCAGCCCCTGGGAAATCGGCTTGGCCGAAACACAGCAAACCCTGGTCTTGAACCGTTTGCGCGGCCGTATTCGCGTGCAGGCCGACGGCCAGATGAAGACCGGCCGCGACGTCGCCATTGGTGCGCTGCTGGGCGCTGATGAGTTCGGCTTTGCCACGGCTCCGCTGGTGGTGGAAGGCTGCGTCATGATGCGCAAGTGCCACCTCAACACCTGCCCCGTCGGCGTGGCCACGCAAGACCCGGTGCTGCGCAAGAAATTTTCCGGGCGGCCCGAGCATGTGGTGAACTACTTTTTCTTCGTGGCCGAAGAGCTGCGTCAGATCATGGCGCAGCTGGGTATCCGCAAGTTCGACGACATGGTGGGCCGCAGCGACTTGCTCGATATGCGCAAGGGCCTGGAGCACTGGAAGGCGAGCGGGCTTGATTTTTCGCGATTGTTCGCACAGCCCAAGGTGCCGGCCGACGTGCCGCGTTTCCATGTCGAAGCGCAAGACCACAACATCGAGCACACGCTGGACCGCAAGCTCATTGAGCGCAGCCGCCCCGCCATTGAAAATGGGGAACGCGTGCGCTTCATCGAGGTGGCACGCAACGTCAACCGTTCGGTCGGCGCCATGCTTTCGGGTGCGGTAACGCGTGTGCACCCTGAAGGCTTGCCCGACGAGAGCATTCACATCCAGTTGGAAGGCACGGGTGGCCAGTCATTTGGTGCCTTCCTGTGCCGCGGTATCACGCTGTACCTGATCGGCGATGCCAACGACTACACCGGCAAGGGCCTCTCCGGCGGCCGCCTGGTGGTGCGCCCCAGCCTGGAGTTCCGTGGTGACGCAGCACGCAACACCATCGTCGGCAATACCGTGATGTACGGTGCCACCAGCGGATCGGCCTATTTCTCCGGGGTGGCGGGCGAGCGGTTTGCCGTGCGGCTCTCAGGCGCCACGGCGGTGGTGGAAGGCACAGGCGACCATGGCTGCGAGTACATGACTGGCGGCACGGTCGTTGTTCTGGGCAAGACCGGGCGCAACTTTGCTGCCGGCATGAGCGGCGGTGTCGCCTATGTCTACGACGAAGACGGCGAATTTGACACGCGCTGCAACATGGCCATGGTGACGCTCGAGCGCATCCTGCCGCATGACGAGCAGCAGGCCGGTGACCAGCGCGCAAGCTGGCACCAGGGCCAGAGCGACGAAGCACTGCTCAAACAACTGCTCGAAGCGCACAACCGATACACCGGCAGCAAACGCGCGCGTGAGCTGCTGGACCACTGGGCCGCATCCCGAAGCAAGTTCGTCAAGGTGTTCCCCACTGAGTACAAGCGTGCGCTGTCGGAAATGTACGAACGCCAGGTGCTGGAAGACCCGGCCACGCCGCCAGTGGCCAGTGTGGATCTGACTGCCGTAGCGGCGAAGTAAGCGCTGACCCTTCACGAGGAAGAGAACATGGGAAAGATCACGGGTTTCATGGAGTACGACCGCATCGAAGAGGGCTATCCGCCTGCGGCCGAACGTGTCAAGCACTACAAGGAGTTTGTCATCGGCATTTCCGACGCGCAGGCCAAGGTGCAAGGGGCGCGCTGCATGGACTGCGGCACGCCGTTTTGCGTCAGCGGCTGCCCGGTCAACAACATCATTCCGGACTTCAACGATCTGGTCTATCAGAGCGACTGGAAGAGTGCTTTCACGGTGCTGGATTCGACCAACAACTTCCCCGAATTCACCGGCCGCATCTGCCCAGCGCCCTGTGAAGCCGCCTGCGTACTCAACATCAACGACGACGCTGTCGGTATCAAGAGCATCGAGCACGCCATCATTGACCGCGCCTGGGAGCACGGCTGGGTCACACCCAAAGTACCAGCGCACAAGACCGGCAAGCGCATAGCCGTGGTGGGCGCTGGCCCCGCCGGCATGGCGGCGGCGCAGCAACTGGCGCGCGTCGGCCACGACGTGACGCTGTTCGAAAAGAACGACCGCATCGGCGGCCTGCTGCGCTACGGCATCCCGGATTTCAAGCTCGACAAAGTGCACATCGACAAGCGCGTGGCGCAGATGCAGGCCGAGGGCGTGGTGTTTCGCACCGGCGTTTTTGTCGGCAGTGCGCAGAACGGCCTGGGCAAGGATTCCAAGGTGACCAACTGGGCCAAGGAAACCATCACGCCCGAGCAACTGCGCAAGGACTTTGACGCCGTGCTGCTGACGGGGGGCTCCGAGCAGTCGCGCGATCTGCCGGTGCCGGGGCGCGACCTTGCCGGCATCCACTTCGCCATGGAATTCCTGCCGCAGCAAAACAAGATCAACGCAGGCGACAAGCTCAAAGGCCAGATCCGTGCCGATGGCAAGCACGTCATCGTCATCGGCGGCGGCGACACCGGCAGCGACTGCGTGGGCACCAGCAACCGCCACGGCGCTGCCAGCGTCACGCAGTTTGAAGTCATGCCCATGCCGCCTGAGGTCGAGAACCGGCCGCTGACCTGGCCCTACTGGCCGATCAAGCTGCGCACCAGCTCCAGCCACGACGAGGGCTGCACGCGTGAGTTCGCCATCTCCACCAAGGAGTTCACGGGCGAGAAGGGCAAGGTCAAGGGCCTGACCACCGTGCAGGTGGAATTCAAGGACGGCAAGCTGACCGAAGTGGAAGGGACGCAAAAGCATTACCCCGCTGATCTGGTTCTGCTCGCCATGGGCTTTGTCAACCCGGTCGCTGCGGTCCTTGACGCCTTTGGTCTTGAAAAAGATGGCCGCGGCAATGTCCGCGCCAGCACCGAGGAGGGTGGCTACGCCACCAATGTGCCCGGCGTGTTTGCGGCCGGGGACATTCGCCGCGGCCAATCTCTGGTGGTGTGGGCGATTCGGGAAGGGCGACAAGCCGCGCGGTCCGTGGATCAGTTCCTCATGGGATCGAGCGAACTGCCTCGCTAAAGAGAAATTTGCATTAAAAATGGCTTCAATCGCTTATTCAGT encodes:
- a CDS encoding glutamate synthase subunit beta, giving the protein MGKITGFMEYDRIEEGYPPAAERVKHYKEFVIGISDAQAKVQGARCMDCGTPFCVSGCPVNNIIPDFNDLVYQSDWKSAFTVLDSTNNFPEFTGRICPAPCEAACVLNINDDAVGIKSIEHAIIDRAWEHGWVTPKVPAHKTGKRIAVVGAGPAGMAAAQQLARVGHDVTLFEKNDRIGGLLRYGIPDFKLDKVHIDKRVAQMQAEGVVFRTGVFVGSAQNGLGKDSKVTNWAKETITPEQLRKDFDAVLLTGGSEQSRDLPVPGRDLAGIHFAMEFLPQQNKINAGDKLKGQIRADGKHVIVIGGGDTGSDCVGTSNRHGAASVTQFEVMPMPPEVENRPLTWPYWPIKLRTSSSHDEGCTREFAISTKEFTGEKGKVKGLTTVQVEFKDGKLTEVEGTQKHYPADLVLLAMGFVNPVAAVLDAFGLEKDGRGNVRASTEEGGYATNVPGVFAAGDIRRGQSLVVWAIREGRQAARSVDQFLMGSSELPR
- a CDS encoding IS110 family transposase, giving the protein MQVTTVGIDLAKNIFHVHGVDHTGRIVFSKPLRRAQMAEFFVGLPPCLIGMEACSGAHFWARKLQSQGHDVKPYVKSNKNDRADAQAICEAVSRPSMRFVAVKSCEQQAVLAVHRARQGFVKMRTALANQIRGLLSEFGIVMAQGLRVVLVQAGAVAADERMALPSPMRTLIGHLHQQLKQLDAQVAQLEQLIASSVQADSAERRLQQVPGIGPITSSAIVATVGDATLFANGKQLAAWLGLVPRQHSSGGKDKLLGISKRGDGYVRTLLIHGARSLIQANERRRAAGKSTDAWLDRLLSRRNANVAAVALANRNARILWAMLVKASEYRPEARMLAAV
- a CDS encoding glutamate synthase-related protein, with the protein product MTTAAEIEHLKQHGLYSPANEHDACGLGFVAHIKGHKRHDIVTQALKILENIDHRGAVGADKLMGDGAGILIQIPDTLYRQEMAQSGKAPDGSVGVVLPAAGEYGVGMIFLPKEHASRLACQQEMERAIKAEGQVLLGWRDVPVNRDMPMSPAVRAKEPILRQVFIGRGNDVIVQDALERKLYVIRKTASAAIQALGLKHSKEYYVPSMSSRTVVYKGLLLADQVGKYYLDLQDERCVSAVGLVHQRFSTNTFPEWPLAHPYRYVAHNGEINTVKGNYNWMKAREGVMASPVLAADLQKLYPISFADQSDTATFDNCLELLTMAGYPISQAVMMMIPEPWEQHTTMDPRRRAFYEYHAAMLEPWDGPASIVFTDGRQIGATLDRNGLRPSRYCVTDDDLVILASESGVLPVPENRIVRKWRLQPGKMLLIDLEQGRMIDDDELKANVVNTKPYKQWIENLRIKLDSIVETEPVLGYEPAREQKDAGPTLLDRQQAFGYTKEDIKFLLAPMARNGEEGIGSMGNDSPLAVLSGRNKPLYNYFKQLFAQVTNPPIDPIREAIVMSLNSFIGPKPNLLDINQVNPPMRLEVSQPVLNVADMAKLRDIARHTQGKFRSSVIDITYPLLWGREGVEAKLASLCAQAVDAIKGGANILIISDRALCATRVAIPSLLALSAIHQHLVHEGLRTTTGLVVETGTAREVHHFAVLAGYGAEAVHPWLAMETLADMHKDLSGELSSDKAIYNYVKAIGKGLSKIMSKMGVSTYMSYCGAQLFEAIGISSATVQKYFTGTSSRVEGIGVFEIAEEAIRMHQAAFGDNPVLENMLDAGGEYAWRTRGEEHMWTPDAIAKLQHSTRSNNWSTYKEYAQIINDQSQRHMTLRGLFEFKFDPAKAISVEEVEPAKEIVKRFATGAMSLGSISTEAHATLAVAMNRIGGKSNTGEGGEDAARYRQELKGIPIQQGDSLKSVIGAENVEVDLPLLDGDSLRSRIKQVASGRFGVTAEYLSSADQIQIKMAQGAKPGEGGQLPGGKVSNYIGKLRHSVPGVGLISPPPHHDIYSIEDLAQLIHDLKNVAPHASISVKLVSEIGVGTVAAGVAKCKSDHVVIAGHDGGTGASPWSSIKHAGSPWEIGLAETQQTLVLNRLRGRIRVQADGQMKTGRDVAIGALLGADEFGFATAPLVVEGCVMMRKCHLNTCPVGVATQDPVLRKKFSGRPEHVVNYFFFVAEELRQIMAQLGIRKFDDMVGRSDLLDMRKGLEHWKASGLDFSRLFAQPKVPADVPRFHVEAQDHNIEHTLDRKLIERSRPAIENGERVRFIEVARNVNRSVGAMLSGAVTRVHPEGLPDESIHIQLEGTGGQSFGAFLCRGITLYLIGDANDYTGKGLSGGRLVVRPSLEFRGDAARNTIVGNTVMYGATSGSAYFSGVAGERFAVRLSGATAVVEGTGDHGCEYMTGGTVVVLGKTGRNFAAGMSGGVAYVYDEDGEFDTRCNMAMVTLERILPHDEQQAGDQRASWHQGQSDEALLKQLLEAHNRYTGSKRARELLDHWAASRSKFVKVFPTEYKRALSEMYERQVLEDPATPPVASVDLTAVAAK
- a CDS encoding DUF1415 domain-containing protein, which produces MTSSLCSPAGASSLRSAADAGVVQDTVRWLERAVIGLNLCPFAKGVHSKQQIHYVVCRARSAEEVLAVLESELLALARLPAQERDTSLLMLPNSFTDFLDFNDFLDECESLLSSLDLAGVLQIASFHPQFRFAGTAEDDVSNCTNRAPYPTLHLLREDSIDRAVEAFPQAEAIFERNVEQLEELGMDGWTALGVGAQRSPVGEGEGV
- a CDS encoding transposase, giving the protein MARLPRLSVAHYPHHVIQRGNNRQVIFQDARDFERMLDAVKEYAQKFAVAVHGYVLMPNHFHLLVTPTTGDGLALMMQAVGRSYVRWFNQRHTRTGTLWEGRYRSTLIESERYLLACMVYIDLNPERAHLVQNLADWPWSSCAFHLGLRSDGLLTPHALYWALGNTPFAREAAYRQMLQTGLDSQQTNALTDATLRGWALGGPEFVAELHSKTARRAAKATAGRPKMVKKSKEN
- a CDS encoding class I SAM-dependent methyltransferase; this encodes MKARKAEKGPDSTVADLPELRPGQSVELLKELHILTRDGRLNQDSRRKLKQVSHLFQFIEPLLEESAAGGHAPSLADHGAGKSYLGFILYDLYFKALGRGQIYGIETRADLVDKSRQLAKRLGFDRMAFLNLSVAESADAAELPERIDIVTALHACDTATDDAIAFGLQKRARAMVIVPCCQAEVAACLRAGKALQLARTPLAELWRHPLHTRELGSQITNVLRCLYLESSGYQVTVTELVGWEHSMKNELIIARHTGQRKHSAAERLRAILVEFGLEQSLGARFGLRPTPIN